A section of the Tamandua tetradactyla isolate mTamTet1 chromosome 4, mTamTet1.pri, whole genome shotgun sequence genome encodes:
- the LOC143681162 gene encoding uncharacterized protein LOC143681162 isoform X5, whose translation MKRCEEIASSGLSVTQGRGCGTHPGGVEAPGPCSEEPVKRCEMEKCICLISMGLGPSLPGMKQCSWGRKDRAAQTGDLPERAAALARDYSAELQSRAEESRKEQVLNWSTRSHF comes from the exons GCCTCAGTGTCACTCAGGGACGTGGCTGTGGAACTCACCCAGGAGGAGTGGAAGCACCTGGGCCCTGCTCAGAAGAACCTGTAAAGAGATGTGAAATGGAGAAATGCATCTGCCTCATCTCCATGG GCCTAGGTCCCAGCCTCCCTGGAATGAAGCAGTGCTCATGGGGCAGGAAGGACAGAGCTGCACAAACAGGAGACCTACCTGAAAGAGCAGCCGCACTGGCCAGAGACTACTCAGCAGAGCTACAGAGCAGGGCAGAAGAGTCCAGAAAAGAACAGGTCTTGAATTGGTCCACCAGAAGTCATTTTTGA